The following coding sequences lie in one Pelobacter seleniigenes DSM 18267 genomic window:
- a CDS encoding diguanylate cyclase, with amino-acid sequence MKKQFLKKLVLLTAGLLLLDIFLQYQLFLQYKNNRIVAVSLHLAEVRARLETRMTGSLLLLKGTANYIALTPGLTQAGFDRYAHSLLHHNPLLKNLAFAEDFKIKFVSPLTANQPILGLDYRLLPGQWDQVRRVAETGQLLATGPLKLVQGGTGLIGRAPVTVEQQGAERVLGIISAVIDMDKLFAESGLNDSHLAIALRGVDGFGADGAVFLGSSDLFSPEREAVLMDVTFPGGSWQLAGLPKHGWLTSTAPPFAFTVHGLLLLLGGALAVGMFRSTQNNHQIETIQKSLAEAQAIAHLGSWKIDLKDNSTWWSEESYRIFGVSPSSFQPNLNKIHEQIHPDDMPKFEAFLEQARTTGESYELDHRIIQPDGSRRYVQARGQVEFDDTGKPLHITGTILDITEQKLAELALRASEEMNRAMAEASLDALITIDSEDRIIFWSPAAEKMFGWSKQEALQQKLHDLIVPEQYRKEAQEGLSKFINSGRGPVINHVREVTALRKDGSCFPVDLSVAAFSLDNRYYAHGSLRDATERKATEENLQWLATTDELTGLLNRRRFMELAEQEFQRASRYRNPMTLIMFDADRFKTINDTFGHDGGDEILKALAREATAVLREVDIIGRIGGEEFTIVLPQTGLQGGLQLAERLRQKIAESLVNLPDGRSARVTISLGVAELSPELGSLDELIKAADIALYQAKENGRNRVVTIPVLRDEASTRQSS; translated from the coding sequence ATGAAAAAACAATTTCTGAAAAAACTTGTCCTGTTAACGGCCGGTCTACTGCTGCTGGACATCTTTCTGCAGTATCAGCTCTTCCTACAGTACAAAAACAACCGGATTGTTGCCGTATCCTTGCACCTTGCCGAGGTCAGGGCACGATTGGAAACCCGCATGACCGGCAGCCTGCTGTTGTTGAAGGGGACGGCCAACTATATCGCCCTGACCCCCGGGCTGACCCAGGCCGGCTTTGATCGCTACGCCCACAGTCTTTTGCACCACAATCCTTTACTCAAAAACCTGGCATTTGCAGAGGATTTTAAAATCAAGTTCGTCTCTCCCCTGACCGCCAACCAACCCATTCTCGGTCTGGATTATCGTTTGCTGCCAGGGCAATGGGACCAGGTCCGCCGGGTGGCGGAAACCGGACAATTGCTTGCTACCGGTCCGCTTAAGCTGGTTCAGGGAGGAACCGGGCTCATCGGCAGAGCTCCAGTGACGGTCGAGCAGCAGGGTGCAGAAAGGGTCTTGGGAATCATCTCCGCGGTGATCGACATGGATAAACTGTTTGCCGAATCCGGCCTGAACGACTCCCATCTGGCCATCGCCTTGCGCGGGGTAGATGGTTTTGGCGCCGACGGTGCTGTTTTCCTGGGCAGCAGCGACCTCTTCTCTCCAGAACGAGAAGCGGTCCTGATGGATGTCACCTTCCCCGGAGGATCCTGGCAGCTAGCCGGATTACCGAAACATGGCTGGTTAACGTCGACGGCCCCGCCCTTTGCATTCACCGTTCATGGCTTGCTGTTGCTGCTAGGCGGAGCCCTGGCGGTCGGCATGTTTAGATCGACCCAGAATAACCACCAGATTGAAACGATCCAGAAAAGCCTGGCCGAGGCTCAAGCGATCGCCCACCTGGGCAGTTGGAAGATTGATCTCAAAGACAATTCCACTTGGTGGTCGGAGGAAAGTTATCGGATTTTCGGAGTATCGCCCAGCTCTTTTCAGCCTAATCTTAACAAAATCCACGAGCAGATCCATCCGGATGACATGCCCAAGTTTGAAGCCTTTTTGGAACAAGCCAGGACAACCGGCGAAAGCTATGAGCTGGATCATCGGATTATTCAACCGGACGGTTCGCGGCGTTATGTCCAGGCACGGGGTCAGGTAGAATTTGACGATACTGGCAAGCCGCTCCATATAACCGGAACCATCCTGGATATCACCGAACAAAAATTGGCCGAACTCGCCCTGCGCGCCAGCGAAGAAATGAACCGGGCCATGGCTGAAGCTTCGCTGGATGCGCTGATCACCATCGATTCTGAAGACCGGATTATATTCTGGAGTCCGGCTGCAGAAAAAATGTTCGGCTGGAGTAAGCAGGAGGCTCTGCAGCAAAAGCTGCACGATCTAATCGTACCCGAGCAATACCGGAAGGAAGCTCAGGAGGGCCTGTCCAAATTCATCAACTCCGGTCGCGGTCCGGTCATCAACCATGTCCGGGAAGTGACAGCCTTACGGAAAGACGGCAGCTGTTTTCCCGTCGATCTTTCGGTGGCCGCGTTTTCCTTGGACAATAGATATTATGCTCACGGCAGTCTGCGGGACGCGACCGAACGCAAGGCCACGGAGGAAAATCTGCAATGGCTGGCGACAACGGACGAACTCACCGGCCTGCTCAACCGACGCCGTTTCATGGAATTGGCAGAGCAGGAATTTCAGCGTGCCAGCCGCTATCGCAACCCAATGACTCTGATCATGTTCGATGCGGACAGATTCAAAACCATCAATGACACCTTCGGTCATGACGGCGGCGACGAGATTCTCAAGGCTTTGGCGCGAGAGGCGACCGCTGTCCTGCGGGAAGTCGATATCATCGGCCGGATAGGTGGTGAAGAATTTACCATCGTGCTGCCGCAGACAGGGCTCCAGGGGGGCCTGCAACTGGCCGAGCGCTTGCGCCAGAAAATTGCCGAAAGCTTGGTTAACTTGCCGGACGGCCGCAGCGCCAGGGTCACCATCAGCCTGGGAGTTGCCGAACTCAGCCCGGAGCTGGGTTCTTTAGACGAACTGATCAAAGCAGCGGATATCGCCCTGTATCAAGCAAAAGAGAACGGCCGCAACCGGGTCGTCACGATTCCTGTCCTCCGGGACGAAGCAAGCACAAGGCAGAGCAGTTAA
- a CDS encoding substrate-binding domain-containing protein, whose protein sequence is MNKNCLDSFIKLPEVEGAFISHRDGRIIGANMPQFLSLEQLQKATRLLNQNRNAASAAVGEIRRCEFRYLEQKFFVYYLPLGQLFVLCRPQANPERIDLEVEVLRADLDNLLKTTADSGQPTTPAMGTAAQDSVVPLAGPEPPQKKRNIMPLFIVLAFVLIALLGAGFFFLLGETQSDKTNLVAANQAQASPPPASPAAIPSTPATTILRLHGSNTIGAKLAPALATEFLKQVMQAKDIVRVPGQPDEQNIEGTLRDGRRVAIEIQAHGSSTSFKDLNQDLCDVGMASRSIKPKEVEQLQRFGNMTGPASENVLALDGIAVIVHPANGVQNMAQQQIADIFSGRIKDWQEIPQSGLSGAIKVIARDEKSGTWDTFKHLVLRDQSLLSSAERLEDSRELTAQVAADTNAIGFIGLPYIKPSKAVAVSEQGTEAVFPTTFTVATEDYPLARRLFLYIPANPTNPQSRPFVEFALSDSGQKIAREIGFVELTIDEMTPEIAANASQNYRQNAASAARLSLNFRFRSGSTEIDNRGLRDIDRLVSFLGRQQNRQRAVKLFGFADNIGSRTANCQLSQIRAEKVATVLKAHGVSAETIQGFCDDMPVAANDTAAGREKNRRVEVWLTR, encoded by the coding sequence ATGAATAAGAACTGCCTGGATTCATTCATTAAACTGCCAGAGGTCGAGGGCGCCTTTATCAGCCACCGGGACGGCCGCATCATCGGCGCCAACATGCCGCAATTTCTGAGCCTGGAGCAGTTGCAGAAGGCCACCCGCCTGCTCAACCAGAACCGTAATGCGGCCAGTGCAGCGGTCGGCGAAATCAGACGTTGTGAGTTCCGTTATCTCGAACAGAAATTTTTCGTCTACTACCTGCCCCTCGGGCAGTTGTTTGTCCTCTGTCGGCCCCAGGCCAACCCGGAACGGATTGACCTGGAAGTGGAAGTTCTCCGGGCCGATCTGGACAACCTTCTGAAAACCACAGCGGATTCCGGTCAACCGACCACACCCGCGATGGGCACCGCTGCGCAAGACAGCGTTGTCCCGCTCGCCGGGCCGGAACCGCCACAAAAAAAACGCAATATCATGCCCCTGTTCATCGTGCTTGCCTTTGTCCTGATCGCGCTGCTCGGAGCCGGCTTCTTCTTTCTGCTCGGCGAAACGCAGAGCGACAAAACCAATCTGGTTGCCGCCAATCAGGCTCAGGCCAGCCCGCCTCCGGCGAGTCCGGCAGCGATTCCGTCGACTCCGGCTACGACCATCCTCCGCTTGCACGGTTCCAACACCATTGGCGCAAAGCTGGCGCCGGCACTGGCGACTGAGTTCCTGAAACAGGTCATGCAGGCCAAGGATATTGTCAGAGTTCCGGGTCAGCCGGATGAGCAGAACATCGAAGGGACCCTCAGGGATGGCCGTCGGGTGGCCATAGAAATTCAGGCCCATGGTTCCAGTACCTCGTTCAAGGACCTGAACCAGGACCTGTGCGACGTGGGGATGGCGTCCCGGTCCATCAAGCCGAAGGAGGTTGAACAACTCCAACGGTTCGGCAATATGACCGGACCGGCCAGCGAAAACGTCCTGGCCCTGGACGGCATTGCGGTCATCGTCCACCCGGCCAACGGCGTCCAGAACATGGCACAACAGCAGATCGCGGATATTTTTTCCGGGCGGATCAAGGATTGGCAGGAGATCCCCCAAAGCGGTCTGTCCGGAGCGATCAAGGTCATTGCCCGCGACGAAAAATCGGGAACCTGGGATACCTTCAAACATCTGGTGCTACGCGACCAGTCGCTGCTGAGCAGCGCCGAACGGCTGGAGGACAGCCGCGAACTGACGGCTCAGGTTGCGGCCGACACCAACGCCATCGGCTTTATCGGCCTGCCCTATATCAAGCCCTCCAAAGCGGTGGCGGTGTCCGAGCAGGGAACCGAAGCGGTGTTTCCGACCACCTTTACCGTGGCAACCGAGGACTATCCTCTGGCGCGGCGGCTGTTTCTTTATATCCCCGCCAACCCGACCAATCCCCAGAGCAGGCCTTTCGTTGAATTTGCCCTGAGCGATTCCGGGCAAAAGATTGCCCGGGAGATCGGTTTTGTCGAGTTGACCATTGATGAAATGACCCCGGAAATTGCAGCAAACGCGTCACAGAATTACCGTCAGAACGCCGCGTCCGCCGCGCGCTTGTCTCTGAACTTCCGCTTCCGCAGCGGCAGCACGGAAATCGACAACCGCGGACTGCGCGATATCGACCGTCTGGTCAGCTTCCTCGGTCGACAGCAGAACCGGCAACGCGCGGTTAAGCTGTTCGGCTTCGCCGATAATATCGGTTCCCGCACAGCCAACTGTCAATTATCCCAGATCCGCGCTGAGAAAGTCGCAACGGTTCTCAAAGCACATGGCGTCAGTGCCGAGACAATCCAGGGGTTCTGTGACGACATGCCAGTGGCAGCCAATGACACGGCAGCGGGCCGGGAAAAAAATCGCCGGGTTGAAGTCTGGCTGACCAGATAG
- a CDS encoding class I SAM-dependent methyltransferase, with protein sequence MTGKQNPQFIPALGYHWLTPFYDLIAQFTVREQTIKRALIRQADFQGGQKVLDIGCGTGTLALWSQQACPDLAVYGLDADQKMLAKAKAKAKALGARAEIAYQQGTSDQLPYRTGSFEQVFSSLFFHHLDRPQKEATSKEIFRVLQPGGRLLVLDWGKAANLLMRALFLPVQLVDGFASTKDNIAGRLPDIFSLAGFDKITITETFSTLFGTVTLYSALKPDAEKVPPPR encoded by the coding sequence CATTGGCTGACTCCATTTTACGATCTGATTGCCCAGTTCACGGTGCGGGAGCAGACCATCAAACGAGCCTTGATCCGCCAGGCGGATTTTCAAGGAGGGCAAAAAGTTCTGGACATCGGGTGCGGTACCGGGACCCTGGCACTCTGGAGCCAACAGGCCTGCCCGGATCTGGCGGTATACGGTCTTGATGCCGATCAGAAGATGCTGGCCAAGGCCAAGGCCAAGGCCAAAGCCCTGGGAGCTCGGGCCGAAATCGCCTATCAACAGGGCACGTCCGACCAACTGCCCTATCGAACCGGCAGTTTTGAGCAGGTTTTTTCCAGTCTTTTCTTTCACCACCTGGACCGCCCCCAAAAGGAAGCCACCAGCAAAGAAATTTTCCGGGTTCTGCAACCAGGCGGGCGCCTGCTCGTGCTCGACTGGGGCAAAGCCGCCAACCTGCTCATGCGAGCCCTGTTTCTCCCCGTCCAGTTGGTCGATGGCTTTGCTTCCACCAAAGACAATATTGCCGGCCGCCTACCGGACATATTCAGCCTGGCCGGCTTTGACAAAATCACCATAACAGAGACCTTCAGCACCCTGTTTGGAACCGTGACACTTTATTCGGCCCTGAAACCAGATGCTGAAAAAGTTCCCCCGCCACGCTGA
- a CDS encoding ArsR/SmtB family transcription factor yields MGQVEDVCQVECIHSDTVAGVAASMDRDEALFQLAELFKALGDSTRVRILHALSFSELCVCDLACLLKMSSSAVSHQLRVLRSQKIVKYRKDGKNVIYSLDDDHVSILLQHGLEHVNE; encoded by the coding sequence ATGGGACAAGTTGAAGACGTTTGCCAGGTCGAATGCATTCACTCTGACACCGTTGCCGGGGTTGCCGCCAGCATGGATCGGGATGAAGCTCTCTTTCAGTTGGCTGAGTTGTTCAAAGCCTTGGGGGATTCAACCCGGGTACGCATTCTGCACGCCCTGTCCTTTTCGGAGCTGTGTGTCTGTGACCTGGCCTGCCTGCTGAAAATGAGTTCTTCAGCCGTCAGTCACCAGCTCCGGGTGCTGCGTTCCCAAAAAATTGTCAAGTATCGTAAAGACGGTAAAAATGTCATTTACAGCCTGGATGACGACCATGTCTCCATCTTGTTGCAACACGGCCTGGAACACGTCAACGAATAA
- a CDS encoding SO_0444 family Cu/Zn efflux transporter: MNLLNQILLQSWNILCLSAPYMLFGFFIAGLLKAFIPDDFIARHLGKDNRTNLFKAALFGVPIPLCSCGVLPAAAGIRRQGASKGATTAFLISTPETGVDSISVTWALLDPLMAVLRPLAAFLTAIFTGQLVRVFDPQQPAPAPQPVAAAKPASSSSCCCSGSCSSTPPKPSIIERLRKGMGFAFGDLFGDISAWFFVGVGIAGLITVFVSPALVEHWLGNQFVAMLVMLIVGMPLYVCATASTPIAAALVLKGLHPGAALVFLLAGPATNAAAISVISTILGRKSTLLYVLGIMISSLVLGFAVDEIYALSGLTINWQTGGAEDGPSLLGMLSALVLFGLVLFRKSKDSCCSDSTCECG; this comes from the coding sequence ATGAACCTGCTCAACCAGATCCTTCTGCAAAGTTGGAATATTCTCTGTCTCTCAGCGCCCTATATGCTCTTCGGATTTTTTATCGCAGGGCTGCTGAAGGCCTTTATTCCTGACGATTTTATCGCCCGCCACCTGGGCAAGGACAACCGCACCAACCTGTTCAAAGCGGCCCTGTTTGGTGTGCCGATCCCGCTGTGCAGCTGCGGGGTCCTGCCTGCTGCCGCCGGTATTCGCAGGCAAGGAGCCAGCAAGGGAGCCACCACAGCTTTCCTAATCTCGACACCGGAAACCGGGGTCGATTCCATCTCCGTCACCTGGGCGCTCCTTGACCCGCTGATGGCCGTCCTGCGCCCCCTGGCCGCTTTTCTGACCGCAATCTTTACCGGTCAGTTGGTGCGGGTTTTCGATCCTCAGCAGCCCGCCCCTGCTCCGCAACCAGTCGCTGCGGCCAAGCCGGCGAGTTCTTCAAGTTGCTGCTGCAGCGGTAGCTGCAGTTCTACGCCTCCCAAACCAAGCATCATTGAACGGCTCCGCAAAGGGATGGGGTTCGCCTTCGGCGACCTGTTCGGCGACATTTCAGCCTGGTTTTTCGTCGGAGTCGGTATCGCCGGACTCATCACCGTCTTCGTCTCACCCGCTCTGGTCGAACATTGGCTGGGCAACCAATTTGTCGCCATGCTGGTGATGCTCATCGTAGGAATGCCCCTGTATGTTTGCGCTACGGCGTCCACCCCCATCGCCGCAGCGCTGGTTCTGAAGGGCCTTCATCCTGGAGCGGCCCTGGTGTTTCTGCTGGCCGGGCCGGCCACCAATGCGGCGGCCATATCGGTCATTTCCACCATCCTTGGCCGCAAATCAACTCTGCTCTATGTGCTCGGCATCATGATCTCGTCCCTGGTGCTCGGTTTTGCCGTCGATGAAATCTATGCCCTCAGCGGGCTGACGATAAACTGGCAGACTGGCGGAGCAGAAGACGGTCCAAGTCTGCTCGGAATGCTCAGTGCTCTGGTGCTGTTCGGGCTGGTCCTGTTTCGGAAAAGCAAGGACAGCTGCTGCTCGGATAGCACTTGCGAATGCGGTTGA
- a CDS encoding protein-glutamate methylesterase/protein-glutamine glutaminase, which yields MKEKIKVLIVDDSASVRQAMAEILAGDPDIEVVGTANDPFAAANRLKTVIPDVITLDVEMPRMDGLTFLQKIMSQHPIPVVMCSSLAENGSDIALRALEYGAVDIITKPKLGTRQFLEESRMRICDAVKAASQARLQPLSKSTLKVAPKLTADVVLAKQSSVQQRLIETTEKVVVVGASTGGTEALRIFLEAFPADSPGIVIVQHMPEHFTSTFAERLNGLCRLVVKEAEHNDTVVRGRALIAPGNRHLLLKRSGTRYYVEIKDGPLVARHRPSVDVLFRSAARYGGKNCIGIIMTGMGDDGAQGLLEMKESGAFTLAQDEATSVVYGMPKEAVARGAVTKIVPLPYLAMEVLKLD from the coding sequence TTGAAAGAGAAAATTAAGGTTCTGATTGTCGATGATTCGGCCAGTGTCCGCCAGGCCATGGCTGAGATTCTGGCTGGCGATCCTGATATTGAAGTCGTCGGCACTGCGAACGATCCTTTTGCCGCAGCCAACCGCTTGAAGACAGTAATTCCTGATGTCATCACTCTCGATGTCGAGATGCCGCGCATGGATGGGCTGACTTTTTTGCAAAAGATTATGAGCCAGCATCCGATCCCGGTGGTCATGTGCTCCAGTCTGGCAGAAAACGGCTCGGACATCGCCCTGCGGGCCCTGGAGTACGGTGCCGTTGATATTATCACCAAACCTAAACTCGGGACCCGGCAATTTTTGGAAGAATCCCGTATGCGGATCTGTGATGCGGTCAAGGCGGCCTCTCAAGCCCGTCTGCAACCGCTGAGCAAATCCACTTTGAAGGTCGCCCCCAAGCTGACAGCAGATGTGGTCCTGGCCAAACAAAGCAGTGTGCAGCAACGGTTGATCGAAACAACAGAAAAAGTCGTTGTTGTTGGTGCGTCCACCGGCGGGACCGAAGCGCTTCGGATTTTTCTCGAAGCCTTTCCCGCCGATTCTCCCGGAATCGTGATCGTCCAACATATGCCGGAGCATTTTACCTCGACCTTCGCCGAACGGTTGAACGGCTTGTGCCGTCTGGTTGTCAAAGAGGCCGAACATAACGATACCGTCGTGCGCGGGAGGGCTCTTATCGCACCAGGAAATCGGCACCTGTTGTTGAAAAGAAGCGGGACCCGTTACTATGTTGAAATCAAAGACGGCCCTCTGGTTGCACGCCATCGTCCTTCTGTTGATGTTTTATTTCGCAGTGCGGCCCGGTACGGAGGCAAAAATTGCATTGGAATCATTATGACCGGCATGGGTGATGACGGGGCGCAGGGGTTGCTTGAGATGAAAGAATCCGGGGCTTTCACCCTGGCCCAGGATGAAGCGACATCGGTGGTGTACGGGATGCCGAAAGAAGCTGTCGCACGCGGGGCAGTGACCAAAATCGTCCCTTTGCCCTACCTCGCCATGGAAGTCCTGAAATTAGATTAG
- a CDS encoding chemotaxis protein CheD, which translates to MSSRINLNPEEIVIAEVPIAVSTVLGSCLAVVFFCCRLRIGAICHATLPQGSCRFDGKYVNQAIAYMFHYFEGLKVRPAELTVKVFGGAEMFGVTDGVGMRNQQAALEALKQLGLNPSVLDVGGNRGRRLVFFSETGEVYRKWVKRTTR; encoded by the coding sequence GTGAGCAGCCGAATCAACCTCAATCCTGAGGAGATCGTGATCGCGGAAGTCCCCATCGCTGTATCCACAGTGCTAGGGTCCTGTCTGGCGGTGGTTTTTTTCTGTTGCCGCCTGCGGATCGGCGCTATTTGCCATGCCACTTTACCGCAAGGCAGTTGTCGTTTCGATGGCAAGTACGTCAATCAGGCGATCGCCTACATGTTCCATTATTTCGAGGGGTTGAAGGTTCGCCCAGCGGAATTAACGGTTAAAGTTTTCGGCGGCGCAGAGATGTTTGGCGTTACGGATGGGGTCGGAATGAGAAACCAGCAAGCCGCCTTAGAGGCACTGAAACAGCTTGGCCTGAACCCGTCAGTGCTGGATGTCGGCGGCAACAGAGGGCGGCGATTGGTTTTTTTCTCAGAAACCGGCGAAGTTTATCGTAAATGGGTGAAGAGGACAACGCGTTGA
- the mmuM gene encoding homocysteine S-methyltransferase, whose translation MNPIASILSRFPTMILDGAFATELEKRGCNLNDPLWSAKVLLENPELIAAVHEDYLVAGADCVITASYQATFEGFAARGLSEAEAAALMTRSITIARQVRDRFWMQHSAGSNRPRPLVAASVGPYGAFLADGSEYRGNYSLSEEQLMDFHRRRLQTLVAAEPDLLACETLPCFSEARALVRLLAENPGISAWISFTAKDGQQTCNGDKISDCAAWLNDFDQVAAIGINCTAPRHVTTLIKEISSVTDKPIIVYPNSGEHYDPLSKRWRPGDNGDFAALTKQWLADGARIVGGCCRTSPQDIRAICQLVR comes from the coding sequence ATGAACCCGATTGCATCGATATTGAGCCGATTTCCGACCATGATTCTGGATGGAGCCTTTGCCACGGAACTGGAAAAACGTGGTTGTAACCTGAACGATCCGCTTTGGTCCGCCAAAGTTTTGCTGGAGAATCCGGAGCTGATTGCAGCTGTTCATGAGGACTACCTGGTTGCAGGGGCCGACTGTGTCATTACCGCCAGTTACCAGGCGACTTTTGAGGGGTTTGCCGCCCGGGGGCTGAGCGAGGCCGAAGCGGCAGCCCTGATGACCCGTTCCATCACCATCGCTCGTCAGGTGCGGGACCGGTTCTGGATGCAACACAGTGCGGGCAGTAACCGTCCGCGCCCGCTGGTCGCGGCTTCGGTCGGCCCCTACGGCGCATTTCTGGCCGACGGTTCGGAATACCGTGGCAATTATTCGCTTTCAGAAGAGCAACTGATGGATTTTCACCGCCGCAGACTGCAGACCCTGGTCGCAGCGGAACCGGATCTGCTGGCCTGCGAAACCCTGCCCTGCTTCAGTGAGGCCCGGGCACTGGTCCGGCTGTTGGCGGAAAACCCCGGTATTTCGGCCTGGATCAGCTTCACGGCTAAAGACGGCCAACAAACCTGCAATGGCGACAAAATCAGCGATTGCGCCGCCTGGCTCAATGATTTTGACCAAGTCGCCGCCATCGGCATCAACTGCACCGCACCGCGCCATGTAACGACGCTGATCAAGGAAATCAGCTCGGTGACGGATAAACCGATTATCGTTTATCCGAATTCCGGGGAACACTACGACCCGCTTTCAAAACGATGGCGTCCCGGCGATAACGGCGATTTTGCGGCCCTGACAAAACAATGGCTGGCCGATGGAGCCAGAATTGTTGGCGGTTGTTGCCGGACCTCTCCCCAAGACATCCGTGCTATCTGTCAACTGGTGCGCTAA
- a CDS encoding DUF4388 domain-containing protein yields MMEQLQTGFSGELPQVHLADVLQLHSQNRFSGGLSVQQQQEKGVIFFREGEVIHAEQDSIAGIDAIYRMLSWQGGHFSCHPNLKTLQTSIRMSMSQLLLECHRRLDEDGAYRSPEIPKTLSMNKTIRKVLPIPGVNFAVLIDDQGHPFDDDSDSAARLSAQGHYFGDIATQLGNLFGARHCHYTAVSGLAGHCLVFHSPKRSMVVAVPGNCDYPPVESAIRATLARK; encoded by the coding sequence ATGATGGAACAATTGCAGACCGGTTTTTCGGGGGAATTGCCACAGGTTCATTTGGCCGATGTGTTACAGCTGCACAGCCAGAATCGCTTTTCCGGCGGGCTGTCCGTCCAGCAACAGCAGGAAAAAGGGGTTATTTTCTTCCGCGAAGGTGAGGTCATTCACGCCGAGCAGGACAGTATTGCCGGCATTGACGCCATCTACCGCATGTTGAGTTGGCAAGGCGGGCATTTTTCCTGCCACCCCAACCTGAAAACCCTGCAGACCAGCATCCGCATGTCCATGAGTCAGCTACTGCTCGAATGCCATCGCCGCCTGGATGAAGACGGTGCCTACCGGAGTCCGGAGATCCCAAAGACACTCAGCATGAACAAAACCATCCGCAAGGTTCTGCCGATCCCCGGTGTCAATTTTGCAGTCTTAATCGACGATCAAGGCCATCCGTTTGATGATGACAGTGACAGCGCCGCCCGACTGAGTGCACAGGGGCATTATTTCGGTGATATCGCCACCCAGCTGGGGAACCTGTTCGGTGCCCGCCATTGCCACTACACCGCAGTCAGTGGGCTAGCCGGGCACTGTCTGGTGTTTCACTCTCCCAAACGTTCCATGGTGGTTGCGGTTCCCGGCAACTGTGATTATCCCCCCGTGGAAAGCGCCATTCGCGCAACTCTGGCCAGAAAGTAA